A section of the Marinoscillum sp. 108 genome encodes:
- a CDS encoding RNA polymerase sigma-70 factor, which yields MSTEPNDHQLFLEIKGGNLKSYEVIFRRYYAPLARFATSMVRNADIGEEMAQEVFMYIWEKRQQIELRGELKSYLFSSVKNKCLNYIKLELPRQQSMTDLSGISAASESVMFVDDTRLLKKKIQYAIDQLPEKCRNIFVLSRYGGLTYPEIAEDLEISVKTVENQMSIALKKLKETLSDELKNHRIK from the coding sequence ATGAGCACTGAACCAAACGATCATCAGCTGTTTCTGGAAATAAAGGGCGGTAACCTCAAATCATACGAGGTAATCTTCAGGAGGTATTATGCCCCATTGGCGAGATTTGCAACCAGCATGGTCAGAAACGCTGACATTGGTGAAGAAATGGCTCAGGAGGTCTTTATGTACATCTGGGAAAAGCGCCAACAAATAGAGCTCAGAGGGGAGTTAAAATCTTACCTGTTCTCATCGGTCAAGAACAAGTGTTTGAATTACATCAAACTGGAGCTCCCAAGACAACAATCGATGACAGATCTGTCGGGAATTTCCGCAGCGAGTGAGTCAGTAATGTTTGTGGACGACACCCGACTTCTGAAAAAGAAAATCCAGTATGCGATAGATCAACTTCCTGAGAAATGCAGAAACATATTTGTGCTGAGTCGGTATGGCGGACTCACCTATCCTGAAATAGCCGAAGACCTGGAGATTTCAGTAAAGACCGTGGAAAATCAAATGAGCATAGCACTAAAAAAATTAAAGGAAACACTGAGTGACGAATTGAAAAATCACCGAATAAAATAA
- a CDS encoding alkane 1-monooxygenase, which translates to MNLGALKYLSVLSLPVLAYFSFHSTGWLTFLPLLEAFMIIPILELFFKPDPDNFSEVEEQKRLENPIYDLLVYLVVPIQLVCVWWFLESMTQPVELLTRIGRITAMGMLCGVMGINVAHELGHRKRKYEQQMSKLLLLTSLYMHFFIEHNRGHHKHVSTAEDPSSARLGESLYAFWIRSVVLSYLSAWKLEAGRLRKKGQHTFSIHNEMLQFQVIQLTFLLVVGYVYGWAVMLYYVLAAIMGFLLLETVNYIEHYGLSRNKTERGYERVMPAHSWNSDHLVGRIMLFELSRHSDHHYIASRKYQVLRHMDESPQMPTGYPGMMLMATVPPLWFYVMDSRIGEYRND; encoded by the coding sequence ATGAACCTCGGAGCCCTCAAGTACCTCAGTGTACTTTCCTTGCCTGTTCTGGCTTATTTCTCATTTCATAGTACGGGGTGGCTGACCTTTTTGCCCTTGCTGGAGGCTTTTATGATCATTCCGATCCTTGAGCTTTTTTTTAAGCCAGACCCTGATAATTTCTCGGAGGTAGAGGAACAGAAGCGATTGGAAAATCCTATTTATGATCTTTTAGTTTATCTGGTGGTGCCAATACAACTAGTCTGCGTGTGGTGGTTTCTTGAGTCCATGACTCAACCGGTAGAGCTATTGACCAGGATAGGAAGAATCACCGCCATGGGGATGCTCTGTGGGGTGATGGGGATCAATGTGGCCCATGAATTGGGACACAGGAAGCGAAAGTATGAGCAACAAATGTCTAAACTGTTGCTGCTGACCTCACTGTACATGCATTTTTTCATCGAACACAACAGAGGTCATCACAAGCATGTGTCTACTGCTGAAGACCCATCGTCTGCGCGATTGGGAGAGTCTTTATACGCTTTTTGGATCCGATCGGTGGTGCTATCCTACCTCTCCGCATGGAAGTTGGAAGCTGGCAGGCTGAGAAAGAAAGGTCAGCATACCTTTTCGATACATAACGAAATGCTCCAATTTCAGGTGATCCAATTAACATTCTTACTTGTGGTTGGTTATGTATATGGGTGGGCAGTAATGCTGTATTATGTTCTGGCAGCGATCATGGGCTTTCTATTGCTGGAGACCGTCAATTACATTGAGCATTACGGACTGTCCAGGAATAAAACCGAGCGAGGCTATGAACGTGTGATGCCGGCTCATTCATGGAATTCTGATCATCTGGTAGGTCGAATTATGCTTTTTGAGCTTTCACGACACTCTGATCATCATTACATAGCTAGCAGAAAATACCAGGTGCTGAGACATATGGATGAAAGCCCCCAAATGCCAACGGGGTATCCGGGTATGATGTTGATGGCCACAGTGCCTCCATTGTGGTTTTACGTGATGGATAGTCGAATAGGGGAGTATCGCAATGATTGA
- a CDS encoding lamin tail domain-containing protein, with the protein MTLLKTKTILLMLLAFYSSSAQLSINSLDTDHTIDFDNTLLGVNLGPLQGLGLVNLPVTLGQLDSRAWAIYGMSDGDVPFDGTGLLGDFTGGISQGGVALSALYAFNTATILSPDYALGFQANDTDMTPGSLRLKLQNDIVATTIRTVTVSYDVYVYNDQNASSAIDLAFSSDNTIYETVDSKEVTTPTTADGSPEWVKYSVSKTIYGLSWDSGTNFYLSWQFDDASGSGARDEFSIDNIVVNVGNSHPDILITEIMYDPNSAEPDYEWVEVYNNSIVPIDLEGFILYDNSGSAGETPITESYTLAPNEGVILIDQNITDADFQAAWATGNTIPTLTVNLPDLSNIGMSLGLWGNSAYYDNGNLTNALDEVTYQNGSGSWPAVGSSDGKSIYLQSLASDNNTGSSWAQSNDATSTPTGYAHTIPAQGGGSGSDVGSPYAGEGALPVTWLSVDVSLVNNQRPKITWSTAQEINNEWFHVEKSYNGENWSVIGQLKGKGNYKGVSVYTYEDLPLIRSCYYRIRQIDYDGKWEHSEVRYIVPSHTGETEIYPTLLENGNRTLNIKNLLPGVSVDIIMYTPEGKLAFQTHLIPESTGADLMIPEYIINGTHIISISSPTGILHKSRIVLR; encoded by the coding sequence ATGACTCTACTTAAAACCAAAACAATTCTACTGATGCTGCTGGCATTCTATTCCAGCAGTGCTCAATTAAGCATCAATTCACTTGATACAGACCACACCATCGACTTTGACAATACCCTCCTCGGGGTGAATCTGGGACCCCTGCAAGGACTTGGGTTAGTGAATCTTCCGGTCACTCTGGGTCAGCTTGATTCTCGGGCATGGGCCATATATGGTATGAGTGATGGTGATGTCCCTTTCGACGGAACAGGGCTCCTGGGAGACTTCACCGGAGGTATTTCGCAGGGTGGTGTTGCCTTAAGTGCGCTCTATGCCTTCAATACTGCCACCATTCTATCGCCTGACTATGCGCTCGGATTCCAAGCCAATGACACAGATATGACACCTGGCAGTTTGCGACTGAAGCTCCAAAACGACATTGTCGCTACGACCATCCGAACAGTCACTGTCTCTTATGATGTATATGTATATAATGATCAAAATGCTTCTAGTGCGATTGATCTGGCTTTCAGCTCGGACAATACCATCTACGAAACGGTGGACTCCAAAGAGGTCACAACTCCAACAACTGCGGATGGTAGCCCAGAATGGGTAAAGTACTCCGTCAGTAAGACGATCTATGGTCTGTCTTGGGATAGCGGAACTAATTTTTATCTTTCCTGGCAATTTGACGATGCGTCTGGCAGTGGTGCCCGAGATGAATTTTCCATCGACAATATCGTGGTAAACGTTGGCAATAGTCATCCTGATATTTTGATCACAGAGATCATGTATGACCCTAACAGCGCTGAACCTGACTATGAGTGGGTGGAAGTCTATAATAACTCAATTGTTCCAATAGATCTGGAAGGTTTTATATTGTACGATAACTCAGGAAGTGCTGGCGAGACCCCGATAACAGAAAGCTACACCCTGGCTCCAAATGAAGGTGTCATACTCATAGATCAGAACATTACAGATGCCGATTTTCAAGCGGCGTGGGCAACGGGGAATACCATACCGACACTCACCGTTAACCTACCAGACCTCTCCAATATAGGAATGTCACTGGGTTTGTGGGGCAATAGTGCCTATTATGATAATGGCAACCTTACCAATGCCCTGGATGAAGTGACCTATCAGAACGGAAGTGGCAGCTGGCCTGCCGTGGGATCATCAGACGGTAAAAGCATCTATCTCCAATCACTGGCATCTGACAACAACACCGGCTCCAGCTGGGCCCAAAGCAATGACGCCACTAGTACGCCTACAGGATATGCCCATACCATCCCGGCACAGGGCGGCGGCTCTGGCAGCGATGTGGGATCTCCATATGCCGGAGAAGGTGCACTACCCGTAACCTGGCTTTCCGTAGATGTGTCACTGGTCAATAATCAACGACCAAAAATCACCTGGTCAACAGCTCAGGAAATTAACAACGAGTGGTTTCATGTGGAAAAATCATACAATGGTGAAAACTGGAGCGTAATCGGGCAACTGAAAGGAAAGGGTAATTACAAGGGAGTATCCGTGTATACTTACGAAGATTTACCGCTCATCAGAAGTTGCTATTATCGCATTCGCCAAATAGACTATGATGGTAAATGGGAGCATTCTGAGGTTCGCTACATAGTGCCTAGTCACACTGGTGAAACAGAAATTTACCCCACACTACTGGAAAATGGAAACCGGACGCTGAACATTAAAAACCTGCTTCCTGGTGTTTCTGTAGACATTATCATGTACACCCCGGAAGGTAAATTAGCCTTTCAGACACACCTGATTCCCGAAAGCACGGGTGCCGATCTGATGATTCCGGAATACATTATCAATGGCACTCACATTATCAGTATCAGTTCACCTACAGGCATCCTGCATAAATCAAGAATAGTTTTGAGATAG
- a CDS encoding serine hydrolase encodes MNKFYVLGIFLALSGCYLGDDLPKDQNIWKYSQPAEVGLDADALYALNEALIAGDHNLVTGLIILKNDQLVFENYYNFSARNQLKPIGKSAFSIIVLLLDQILKDGYIQSLDDPIYSYLPEYETIFSNSPKKREITIRHLLTHKSGISWNEPHVNIQRGDSDFQKMRSTSDWPAYILGKSLEADPGLRFVINTGMGLVIARIIQNVLPTGQLEEYINTHLLEPLNITGYQWETSPDGTLNCANGLKMTTLDFAKIGYLVLQEGRWVNKQRLIDRDWILEVTTTKVQTSLDYSVGYGWWIFTEDFLNRYLSQVRNTYFLSGEAGQNLYIIPDQQMVVCVMAENYYYGSIFNPSLIVLLKSLEAAQHSSIN; translated from the coding sequence ATGAATAAATTCTACGTCTTAGGTATTTTTCTTGCACTTTCTGGATGCTATCTGGGAGATGACCTACCTAAGGATCAAAACATCTGGAAGTATAGCCAGCCGGCTGAGGTAGGCCTTGATGCTGATGCCTTGTATGCCCTCAATGAAGCATTGATAGCAGGAGACCATAACCTGGTCACCGGGCTAATCATCCTCAAAAATGATCAACTGGTTTTTGAAAATTACTACAACTTCTCTGCCCGTAATCAACTCAAGCCAATAGGTAAGTCTGCGTTCTCAATCATCGTATTGCTTTTGGATCAAATCCTTAAAGACGGATATATTCAAAGTCTGGATGATCCGATCTACTCATACCTGCCAGAATATGAAACGATCTTCTCTAACAGTCCCAAGAAGCGCGAAATCACCATCAGACACCTCCTGACACATAAGTCAGGCATCAGCTGGAATGAGCCTCATGTCAACATCCAAAGAGGCGATAGTGATTTTCAAAAAATGCGTAGTACAAGTGACTGGCCCGCATACATTCTTGGTAAATCACTGGAGGCAGACCCTGGTCTGAGATTTGTTATCAACACGGGCATGGGACTGGTCATTGCTAGAATTATTCAAAATGTACTGCCCACCGGCCAACTGGAAGAGTACATTAATACCCATCTGTTAGAGCCACTTAATATCACCGGCTACCAGTGGGAAACCTCCCCTGACGGCACCCTCAACTGCGCCAACGGACTCAAAATGACCACTCTGGATTTTGCGAAGATCGGTTACCTGGTCCTACAGGAGGGGCGCTGGGTGAATAAGCAGCGGCTGATAGATCGTGATTGGATACTAGAGGTCACCACCACCAAAGTCCAAACCTCATTGGACTACAGTGTGGGATATGGCTGGTGGATATTTACAGAAGACTTCCTTAACAGATACCTGTCTCAGGTGCGAAATACCTACTTTCTCTCTGGCGAAGCAGGCCAAAACCTGTACATCATACCCGACCAGCAAATGGTGGTCTGCGTGATGGCCGAAAATTATTATTACGGGTCGATATTTAATCCATCCCTTATTGTTTTACTCAAGTCCCTGGAGGCTGCCCAACACTCCTCTATCAACTAA
- a CDS encoding outer membrane beta-barrel protein produces MRKILIILLIVTAGQGAYAQVKGFVGLKGGGHLSTAYIEHTIYNTFMNTGFIPGYQGGLMLKLFTNRSSTSFLNAGLQSGLAYEQKGWKQTFATDEPTYHIKMSYLNFPVEAMAYAGKGNTKFFFTLGMFTEWLVNVEKDPDPNPDNMGTGVEFYTYEENRDRTFGYGVRLSLGVQHEFPFGAIHLDGFISYSVSSLMKTEDLDNRLPDLSNHYLAGFTVAYMIPFGKMDF; encoded by the coding sequence ATGAGAAAAATTCTGATCATTCTGTTAATAGTAACTGCCGGACAGGGAGCGTATGCCCAGGTGAAGGGGTTTGTGGGGCTGAAAGGTGGAGGACATCTGAGTACCGCGTATATCGAACATACGATCTATAACACCTTTATGAATACCGGGTTCATTCCCGGTTATCAGGGTGGATTGATGCTTAAATTATTCACGAATAGGTCCAGTACCTCATTTCTCAATGCCGGACTGCAATCTGGCCTGGCTTATGAGCAGAAGGGGTGGAAGCAAACTTTTGCTACAGATGAACCCACTTACCATATCAAGATGTCTTACCTCAATTTTCCGGTGGAGGCCATGGCCTATGCGGGAAAAGGCAACACAAAGTTTTTCTTTACATTAGGGATGTTTACCGAGTGGCTCGTCAATGTGGAGAAAGATCCTGATCCCAATCCTGACAACATGGGGACTGGTGTGGAGTTTTATACCTATGAGGAAAACCGCGACCGAACCTTTGGGTATGGAGTGCGATTATCTCTGGGTGTGCAGCATGAATTTCCTTTTGGGGCCATTCACCTAGATGGGTTTATCTCCTATAGTGTGAGCAGTCTTATGAAAACGGAGGATTTAGATAACCGCCTTCCGGATCTCAGTAATCATTATCTGGCAGGATTTACCGTTGCCTACATGATTCCTTTCGGGAAGATGGATTTTTAG
- a CDS encoding anthranilate synthase component I family protein produces MEKKYQLKIRQKNLLADMVTPVGLYLKIRDKYAKSFLLESSDYHGSENSFSYICCDPIASFKVENDQVEMSFPDGIVEHGSASEKREVLPFLRDFLGRFDIPNQDDKFIRTGLFGYMSYDAVQYFEDISLSNPKTPSSEIPQIHYSVFRYIIALDHFKNECYLMECHLDEPQDSGFEDLLNVISQKNIPSYSFEKSSETNSNFDDNTFLERVNKGIKHCDLGDVFQVVFSRQFSTRFKGDEFQVYRALRSINPSPYLFYFDYGGYKIFGSSPEAQIVVNKEEAVIYPIAGTFKRTGDDAADAELAKKLLEDPKENSEHIMLVDLARNDLSKSSDEVKVETYKEVQYYSHVIHLVSKVTGKLRKDADPLDIVASTFPAGTLSGAPKYRAMELIDENENIARGFYGGAIGFMDFNGNFNHAIMIRTFLSRGNQLYFQAGAGIVSKSDPQSEVQEVYNKLAALESAMKMAETINN; encoded by the coding sequence ATGGAAAAAAAGTACCAACTCAAGATCAGACAAAAAAACCTCCTGGCAGACATGGTCACGCCGGTGGGATTGTATTTAAAAATTCGTGATAAGTACGCCAAGTCCTTCTTATTGGAAAGTTCGGATTATCATGGTTCTGAAAATAGTTTTAGCTATATCTGCTGTGATCCCATTGCCTCATTCAAAGTAGAGAACGATCAGGTGGAAATGTCTTTTCCGGATGGGATCGTGGAGCATGGGTCGGCCTCTGAGAAGCGTGAAGTGCTTCCATTTTTGCGAGATTTTCTCGGACGGTTTGATATCCCCAACCAGGATGATAAATTCATTCGTACCGGACTATTTGGCTATATGTCTTATGATGCGGTGCAGTACTTTGAGGACATTTCATTATCAAATCCCAAGACTCCATCTTCAGAAATACCACAAATCCATTACAGTGTATTTCGATATATTATTGCCCTTGATCACTTCAAAAATGAGTGTTATCTAATGGAGTGCCATCTGGATGAGCCTCAGGATTCAGGTTTTGAGGATTTGCTCAATGTGATTTCTCAAAAGAATATCCCGTCTTATTCGTTTGAAAAGTCATCTGAAACCAATTCAAATTTTGATGACAACACCTTCTTGGAGCGTGTGAATAAGGGGATCAAACATTGTGATCTGGGTGATGTTTTTCAGGTGGTATTCTCCAGACAGTTTAGCACACGTTTCAAAGGAGATGAATTCCAGGTATACAGAGCTTTAAGATCCATCAATCCTTCTCCCTACCTCTTTTACTTTGATTACGGTGGGTACAAGATATTTGGCTCCTCACCAGAAGCCCAGATTGTGGTCAACAAAGAGGAGGCCGTTATTTATCCGATTGCAGGAACATTCAAGCGTACCGGAGATGATGCAGCGGATGCTGAATTGGCCAAAAAGCTCCTCGAAGATCCAAAAGAGAATTCGGAACACATCATGCTGGTGGATCTGGCCAGAAACGACCTGAGTAAAAGCTCCGATGAGGTGAAAGTGGAGACTTATAAAGAAGTACAATACTATTCGCATGTGATTCATTTGGTATCTAAGGTGACCGGAAAACTGCGAAAGGATGCTGATCCCCTCGATATTGTGGCCAGTACTTTCCCGGCAGGGACCCTGTCAGGAGCGCCCAAATACCGGGCGATGGAGTTGATCGATGAAAATGAGAATATTGCTCGTGGGTTTTATGGCGGGGCAATTGGCTTTATGGACTTCAACGGAAACTTCAACCACGCCATTATGATCCGAACATTTTTGAGCAGAGGAAACCAACTCTACTTCCAGGCAGGAGCGGGTATTGTTTCCAAGTCTGATCCTCAAAGTGAGGTGCAGGAGGTATATAACAAACTGGCGGCGTTGGAGTCGGCAATGAAAATGGCTGAAACGATCAATAACTGA
- a CDS encoding FecR family protein, with the protein MSNWIQKYNQGTPSKAQNLEEQDDFDLFMEMSEFDQPVDVDAAWNKLHTQLVPKRSVTPLLLRIAAVLVVLFGLGYAVTQNIDTKAPATLSEVISSDQLQEVVLPDGSVITLAKNSQIQYDETSFPEKRAVNLKGEAYFEVTKGSVPFIITSASGKVTVLGTSFNLNTRKGLQLLVTSGTVRVETEQDKRMVYKGQQASATNQGSIRVATAPNMNLLGWKTGQFKFENEPLDQVLPLLERYYQVKISTNKSIRQCRITAEFDETPLENVVDIISTILNAKSHISGDNIKFSGKGCN; encoded by the coding sequence ATGTCCAACTGGATCCAAAAATATAATCAGGGAACCCCTTCCAAAGCTCAGAATTTGGAAGAGCAGGATGATTTCGATTTGTTCATGGAAATGAGTGAGTTTGATCAACCTGTGGATGTGGATGCGGCATGGAACAAGCTTCATACCCAACTCGTACCCAAAAGGTCCGTTACCCCATTGCTGTTGAGAATCGCCGCGGTTCTTGTGGTGCTGTTCGGATTGGGCTATGCAGTTACTCAAAATATTGACACCAAGGCCCCGGCAACTCTCTCGGAGGTAATTTCCTCGGACCAACTACAAGAAGTAGTGCTCCCTGACGGATCGGTTATCACATTGGCCAAAAACAGTCAAATTCAATATGACGAGACCAGCTTTCCTGAAAAAAGAGCTGTAAACCTTAAAGGTGAAGCCTATTTTGAAGTCACCAAAGGAAGCGTTCCTTTTATCATCACCTCTGCATCCGGCAAAGTGACCGTACTGGGCACTTCATTTAACCTGAACACTCGAAAAGGTCTGCAACTACTGGTGACCTCCGGCACCGTGAGAGTAGAAACCGAGCAAGACAAGAGAATGGTGTACAAAGGTCAGCAGGCCAGCGCTACCAATCAGGGAAGTATACGAGTGGCTACTGCCCCCAACATGAACCTCTTAGGCTGGAAAACCGGGCAGTTCAAGTTTGAAAACGAGCCGCTTGACCAGGTGCTCCCGCTACTCGAACGCTACTATCAGGTGAAAATAAGTACCAACAAATCCATCAGACAATGCAGAATAACTGCCGAGTTTGATGAAACTCCCCTTGAAAATGTGGTGGACATCATTTCCACCATCCTCAACGCTAAAAGTCACATCTCCGGAGATAACATCAAATTTTCCGGTAAGGGTTGTAATTAA
- a CDS encoding RNA polymerase sigma factor, translating into MGLEASTVNLHFEIIERCRHGDEAAQYELYRLYSKAMFNTAFRICGAREEAEDVLQESFLSAFKHIASYRAEASFGAWLKRIVVNKALSALKKNAREALMMEEVVDEHQYEVQNNDTPATIDVDRVRMAVMELPTGFRSVLSLYLFEGYDHKEISEILGISESTSKTQYKRAKDKLRSLLEKEVSHG; encoded by the coding sequence ATGGGATTGGAAGCTTCAACCGTCAACCTACATTTTGAGATCATAGAGAGATGCCGTCATGGAGATGAGGCTGCGCAGTATGAACTGTACAGGCTCTACTCAAAGGCGATGTTTAATACTGCATTTAGAATATGTGGGGCCAGAGAGGAAGCGGAGGATGTGCTGCAGGAGTCCTTTTTGAGTGCATTTAAACACATTGCTTCTTACAGAGCCGAAGCTTCATTCGGAGCCTGGCTGAAGAGAATAGTGGTGAACAAGGCCCTCTCGGCCCTGAAGAAAAACGCCAGAGAGGCCCTGATGATGGAGGAGGTAGTGGATGAGCACCAGTATGAAGTTCAGAACAACGATACACCCGCGACCATCGACGTGGATCGGGTAAGAATGGCAGTGATGGAGCTGCCCACAGGATTCAGAAGTGTGTTGTCGCTCTATTTATTCGAAGGGTACGACCACAAGGAGATTAGTGAGATATTGGGGATTTCCGAGTCTACATCCAAAACCCAATATAAAAGAGCGAAAGATAAATTGAGATCACTATTAGAAAAGGAGGTAAGCCATGGATGA
- the fsa gene encoding fructose-6-phosphate aldolase: MKFFIDTANLDEIQEAYDLGVLDGVTTNPSLMAKEGITGKDNILKHYKDICNIVDDNVSAEVISTEYEAMLKEGKELAKIDDKIVVKIPMIKDGVKAIKALTDEGIRTNCTLIFSAGQAILAAKAGASYISPFIGRLDDIGFDGLTLIEQIVQIFDNYEFETEVLAASVRHNMHLIQCAEIGADVVTCPLSVITGLLKHPLTDSGLEKFLADYKKGNK; the protein is encoded by the coding sequence ATGAAATTTTTCATAGACACAGCAAACCTTGATGAGATTCAGGAAGCCTATGACCTGGGCGTATTGGATGGTGTGACCACCAATCCATCTTTGATGGCCAAGGAAGGAATCACAGGTAAGGACAATATATTGAAACACTACAAAGACATCTGCAACATAGTAGATGACAATGTAAGCGCTGAGGTGATCTCTACTGAGTATGAAGCCATGCTCAAAGAAGGTAAAGAGCTGGCCAAAATTGATGATAAGATCGTGGTGAAAATCCCGATGATCAAAGACGGAGTAAAAGCGATCAAGGCCCTTACAGATGAAGGAATCCGAACCAATTGCACCTTGATTTTCAGTGCAGGTCAGGCCATATTAGCAGCCAAAGCCGGTGCCAGCTATATCTCTCCTTTCATCGGCAGGTTGGACGATATTGGGTTTGATGGCCTCACATTGATTGAGCAGATCGTTCAGATCTTTGACAATTACGAATTTGAAACTGAGGTGCTTGCTGCATCTGTAAGACATAACATGCACCTGATCCAATGTGCCGAAATCGGTGCGGATGTAGTGACTTGTCCCCTATCTGTCATCACCGGCTTGCTAAAGCATCCTTTGACTGACAGTGGCCTGGAAAAATTCCTCGCAGATTACAAAAAAGGCAACAAGTAA
- a CDS encoding fructose-6-phosphate aldolase, with protein MYIIKVKGKAKIPDYIQLRDDKFVLIAYFRADRPLQKLEKFGLEGKEAELKAVIDELPFGKLQKLEI; from the coding sequence ATGTATATCATTAAAGTAAAGGGGAAGGCCAAGATTCCGGACTACATCCAACTACGAGATGACAAATTTGTACTTATTGCCTATTTCAGGGCTGACAGACCCCTTCAGAAACTGGAGAAATTTGGACTGGAGGGGAAAGAAGCGGAGCTCAAAGCGGTAATCGATGAGCTCCCTTTCGGAAAGCTTCAAAAATTGGAAATCTAA
- a CDS encoding TerB family tellurite resistance protein: MLSNEEQLSILVHLSMADKFLAEEESKLIHKIGERCGLSREEVELIIDNPRPIPNLKNLPPDEKFTYLFDVIQLMKVDGKIYQSEIQFCERLALALGYKPGVVADLSAYIYSDPSISTKRSYLRSIADQHLIPKK; encoded by the coding sequence ATGTTATCCAATGAAGAACAACTGAGCATTCTGGTTCACCTTTCGATGGCTGATAAATTTCTAGCCGAAGAAGAGAGTAAACTGATTCATAAAATAGGAGAGCGTTGTGGACTTTCCAGGGAAGAGGTGGAGTTGATCATAGACAACCCCAGACCCATTCCTAACCTTAAGAATTTACCGCCCGATGAAAAATTCACTTACCTGTTTGATGTCATTCAACTCATGAAAGTAGATGGAAAAATCTATCAGAGTGAAATACAGTTTTGTGAACGTCTTGCTTTGGCCCTGGGCTACAAGCCCGGTGTGGTTGCGGATCTTTCGGCATATATTTATTCAGACCCCAGTATTAGCACCAAGAGAAGCTACCTGAGGTCAATAGCTGATCAACACCTGATCCCCAAAAAATAA
- a CDS encoding 30S ribosomal protein THX yields MGKGDRKTRRGKIAKGTYGVRRPKNTTGKAEAPKKGKKK; encoded by the coding sequence ATGGGAAAAGGAGATAGAAAAACACGCAGAGGTAAAATAGCCAAAGGAACCTATGGTGTCAGAAGACCCAAGAACACAACCGGGAAAGCTGAAGCACCAAAAAAAGGCAAGAAAAAGTAA
- a CDS encoding cell division ATP-binding protein FtsE codes for MSFSDEPIVSIRNANIFQDHATVLSEITFDIGKGEFLYLVGRTGSGKSSLLKTLYGDLPLRLGDIKVVGYDIRGIKSSDVPYLRRKIGIIFQDFELFYDRSVAENLYFVMKATGWKEKSKMKSRLAEVLMRVGLGSVSSKMPHQLSGGEQQRVVIARALINEPQILFADEPTGNLDPEVSDGIMKLFLEINKSGTSVVMATHNHHLLQKFPARVIKCEGGKIKDSTKENFELTGLF; via the coding sequence ATGTCCTTCTCAGACGAACCCATTGTTTCCATCAGGAATGCCAACATCTTTCAGGATCATGCCACGGTACTGAGTGAGATCACGTTTGATATTGGCAAGGGTGAGTTTTTATATCTGGTAGGAAGAACAGGCAGTGGTAAATCTTCACTCCTGAAAACGCTGTACGGCGATCTTCCACTCAGATTGGGAGATATTAAAGTAGTGGGATATGACATCAGAGGAATCAAATCCTCTGATGTCCCCTATCTACGAAGGAAAATAGGCATTATTTTTCAGGACTTTGAGCTCTTTTATGACCGGAGCGTGGCAGAGAATCTGTACTTTGTCATGAAAGCTACAGGGTGGAAAGAAAAGTCGAAAATGAAGAGCCGGCTGGCCGAGGTGCTCATGCGCGTAGGACTGGGCTCTGTATCTTCCAAAATGCCCCATCAGCTGAGTGGTGGTGAACAGCAGCGTGTGGTAATCGCCCGTGCGCTGATCAATGAGCCCCAGATCCTATTTGCTGATGAGCCCACAGGAAATCTCGACCCAGAGGTCTCTGACGGCATCATGAAGCTCTTCCTCGAGATCAACAAAAGCGGCACCTCAGTGGTGATGGCCACGCACAACCATCACCTTCTTCAAAAATTTCCTGCGCGTGTGATTAAATGTGAGGGTGGCAAAATCAAAGACTCTACCAAAGAGAACTTCGAGCTCACAGGCCTGTTCTGA